In Onychostoma macrolepis isolate SWU-2019 chromosome 14, ASM1243209v1, whole genome shotgun sequence, a single window of DNA contains:
- the brd8b gene encoding bromodomain-containing protein 8 isoform X8 — protein sequence MSTGVGKHKMLSLGPTEPWSIREKLCLASSVMRSGDQNWVSVSRAIKPFSEPGRPPDWFSQKHCASQYSELLETTEAPKRKRGEKGEVVETIEDVIVRRLTTERIEELKRLIKDTQEKYRKLKKEVDLIQVGHLDPKLEELWADIELKRKQEEEEAEQKKRATEAAYQVRQAAKNTPKRVPSVTVRSPPSASSPSMEVSQPDTLQPMTDESCGSSMAQGLTVFMPMSEVTGPGPKESGLAPMVDDSPQKKHLAPKATPPPSPLLSELLKKGSLIAASSRLVVEGDVATGLSNGSHGLELHTAATALPANQDITADAPTLSRLLESATPTQQPVSADPPKPPTVVPPAPDLLSVLKTGAAAIAEGSGVEAVMAGSSTPAEVEGKEAELVEDTVVSVSYMAHELDLETVGDIIAIIEEKVDDPVEALDAAAVEAALSLCEDPAVGGHPLTSPWESQTFKAAEPEPIVQQSPAPAVTQSCPDPAGVQGEMEVLVEEATETEAVDEVTGDIVAPAAPDTEQSQDSEVKTEGEREGEGEGEGGMEETQQENRIPSPTVKCEGEDWVQPETVTPCLDSEDSSASAKDTKEVKEEDGGSEVDVDEGMEMKECGDGDGEGPYLSEVDPPASESEDGYGSHSQRYTTADSTASSPASSQFSMCSEDQEALQAQKIWKKAIMLVWRAAANHRYASVFLQPVSDDIAPGYHSIVHRPMDLSAIKKNIESGQIRTTAEFQRDIMLMFQNAVMYNSSDHDVYHMALEMQRDVLEQIQQFLATQLIMQTSESGISTKSLRGREANRKQDPNEKDGGTRGRRSAIEADMKMKK from the exons ATGTCGACCGGGGTGGGAa AACACAAGATGCTGTCTCTGGGTCCGACTGAACCCTGGTCAATTCGGGAGAAACTCTGTCTCGCCTCCTCAGTGATGAGAAGCGGAGATCAGAACTG gGTGTCTGTAAGCAGAGCCATCAAGCCCTTCTCAGAGCCTGGACGACCCCCAGACTGGTTCTCACAGAAG CATTGTGCCTCCCAATATTCTGAGCTGCTGGAAACCACAGAGGCCCCAAA ACGTAAACGGGGTGAGAAAGGGGAGGTGGTCGAGACCATTGAGGATGTGATCGTGCGTAGATTGACAACAGAGAGGATCGAGGAGCTCAAGAGGCTGATCAAAGACACACAGGAAAAATACAG GAAACTGAAGAAAGAAGTGGATTTGATCCAAGTGGGTCATCTGGACCCTAAACTGGAGGAGCTGTGGGCAGATATAGAGCT AAAGAGGAAGCAGGAAGAAGAGGAGGCAGAGCAGAAGAAGAGGGCGACTGAGGCAGCATATCAGG TTCGTCAGGCAGCTAAAAACACACCAAAGAGAGTTCCCAGCGTGACAGTACGTTCTCCACCCAGTGCTAGTTCTCCCAGCATGGAGGTCTCGCAACCAGACACACTGCAGCCAATGACGGATGAATCCTGTGGCAGTTCCATG GCTCAAGGACTGACCGTCTTCATGCCTATGTCAGAGGTCACGGGTCCAGGGCCCAAAGAGTCAGGTCTGGCCCCTATGGTAGATGACTCCCCGCAGAAGAAGCACCTTGCCCCAAAAGCCACACCACCTCCCTCCCCGCTGCTGTCTGAACTGCTGAAGAAGGGCAGTCTCATCGCTGCTAGCTCTAGACTG GTGGTTGAAGGTGACGTGGCCACAGGTTTGAGTAATGGGTCTCATGGACTTGAGCTTCACACTGCTGCAACCGCTCTTCCTGCTAATCAAGACATTACAGCTG ATGCTCCTACGTTATCTCGTCTGTTGGAGAGCGCCACCCCAACGCAGCAACCTGTCAGTGCTGATCCCCCTAAGCCCCCCACAGTGGTCCCCCCAGCCCCGGACCTCCTCTCTGTGCTCAAAACAG GAGCTGCAGCCATTGCTGAAGGTTCTGGAGTAGAAGCGGTAATGGCAGGGTCGTCCACACCAGCGGAGGTGGAGGGGAAGGAGGCAGAGCTGGTGGAGGACACAGTGGTGTCAGTGTCATACATGGCTCATGAACTGGACCTAGAGACAGTGGGAGATATCATTGCAATCATAGAAGAGAAG GTGGACGATCCTGTGGAGGCTTTGGATGCAGCCGCAGTGGAAgcggctctctctctctgcgagGACCCAGCAGTTGGTGGCCACCCCCTCACCAGCCCTTGGGAGTCACAGACCTTTAAGGCAGCCGAACCAGAGCCCATCGTCCAGCAGAGTCCTGCCCCAGCGGTCACACAGAGCTGCCCTGACCCTGCGGGTGTGCAGGGAGAAATGGAGGTTCTGGTAGAGGAGGCTACAGAAACCGAAGCAGTTGACGAAGTGACAGGGGACATTGTGGCGCCTGCTGCCCCTGACACTGAGCAGAGCCAGGACTCTGAGGTTAAGACTGAGGGTGAGAGGgaaggagagggagagggagaagGTGGGATGGAGGAAACGCAGCAGGAGAACAGAATCCCAAGTCCAACTGTGAAGTGTGAGGGGGAAGACTGGGTTCAACCAGAGACTGTGACGCCCTGTCTGGACTCAGAAGACAGCTCAGCCTCGGCAAAAGACACAAAG GAGGTGAAGGAAGAGGATGGAGGCAGTGAGGTGGATGTGGATGAAGGGATGGAGATGAAAGAGTGTGGCGATGGGGATGGAGAGGGGCcatatctctcagaggttgatCCTCCTGCCAGTGAGAGTGAGGATGGATACGGCAGTCACTCTCAGCGCTACACCACAGCGGACTCCACCGCCAGCAGCCCTGCCTCATCACAGtt ctccATGTGCAGTGAAGATCAAGAGGCCTTGCAGGCTCAGAAGATCTGGAAGAAAGCCATCATGCTGGTGTGGCGGGCCGCAGCCAATCACAG GTATGCAAGTGTGTTTCTGCAGCCTGTGTCTGATGATATCGCCCCTGGTTATCACAGCATTGTACACAG ACCGATGGACCTATCAGCCATCAAGAAGAACATTGAGTCTGGGCAGATCCGCACGACGGCGGAGTTCCAGCGAGACATCATGCTGATGTTCCAGAACGCGGTGATGTACAACAGCTCGGATCATGACGTCTACCACATGGCCCTAGAGATGCAGAGAGATGTTCTGGAACAGATCCAGCAGTTCTTGGCCACTCAGCTGATCATGCAGACATCAGAATCAGGCATCAGCACCAAGAGCCTGCGCGGAAGGGAGGCCAACCGCAAACAAGACCCCAATGAGAAG
- the brd8b gene encoding bromodomain-containing protein 8 isoform X9, giving the protein MSTGVGKHKMLSLGPTEPWSIREKLCLASSVMRSGDQNWVSVSRAIKPFSEPGRPPDWFSQKHCASQYSELLETTEAPKRKRGEKGEVVETIEDVIVRRLTTERIEELKRLIKDTQEKYRKLKKEVDLIQVGHLDPKLEELWADIELKRKQEEEEAEQKKRATEAAYQVRQAAKNTPKRVPSVTVRSPPSASSPSMEVSQPDTLQPMTDESCGSSMAQGLTVFMPMSEVTGPGPKESGLAPMVDDSPQKKHLAPKATPPPSPLLSELLKKGSLIAASSRLVVEGDVATGLSNGSHGLELHTAATALPANQDITADAPTLSRLLESATPTQQPVSADPPKPPTVVPPAPDLLSVLKTGAAAIAEGSGVEAVMAGSSTPAEVEGKEAELVEDTVVSVSYMAHELDLETVGDIIAIIEEKVDDPVEALDAAAVEAALSLCEDPAVGGHPLTSPWESQTFKAAEPEPIVQQSPAPAVTQSCPDPAGVQGEMEVLVEEATETEAVDEVTGDIVAPAAPDTEQSQDSEVKTEGEREGEGEGEGGMEETQQENRIPSPTVKCEGEDWVQPETVTPCLDSEDSSASAKDTKEVKEEDGGSEVDVDEGMEMKECGDGDGEGPYLSEVDPPASESEDGYGSHSQRYTTADSTASSPASSQFSMCSEDQEALQAQKIWKKAIMLVWRAAANHRYASVFLQPVSDDIAPGYHSIVHRPMDLSAIKKNIESGQIRTTAEFQRDIMLMFQNAVMYNSSDHDVYHMALEMQRDVLEQIQQFLATQLIMQTSESGISTKSLRGREANRKQDPNEKDIG; this is encoded by the exons ATGTCGACCGGGGTGGGAa AACACAAGATGCTGTCTCTGGGTCCGACTGAACCCTGGTCAATTCGGGAGAAACTCTGTCTCGCCTCCTCAGTGATGAGAAGCGGAGATCAGAACTG gGTGTCTGTAAGCAGAGCCATCAAGCCCTTCTCAGAGCCTGGACGACCCCCAGACTGGTTCTCACAGAAG CATTGTGCCTCCCAATATTCTGAGCTGCTGGAAACCACAGAGGCCCCAAA ACGTAAACGGGGTGAGAAAGGGGAGGTGGTCGAGACCATTGAGGATGTGATCGTGCGTAGATTGACAACAGAGAGGATCGAGGAGCTCAAGAGGCTGATCAAAGACACACAGGAAAAATACAG GAAACTGAAGAAAGAAGTGGATTTGATCCAAGTGGGTCATCTGGACCCTAAACTGGAGGAGCTGTGGGCAGATATAGAGCT AAAGAGGAAGCAGGAAGAAGAGGAGGCAGAGCAGAAGAAGAGGGCGACTGAGGCAGCATATCAGG TTCGTCAGGCAGCTAAAAACACACCAAAGAGAGTTCCCAGCGTGACAGTACGTTCTCCACCCAGTGCTAGTTCTCCCAGCATGGAGGTCTCGCAACCAGACACACTGCAGCCAATGACGGATGAATCCTGTGGCAGTTCCATG GCTCAAGGACTGACCGTCTTCATGCCTATGTCAGAGGTCACGGGTCCAGGGCCCAAAGAGTCAGGTCTGGCCCCTATGGTAGATGACTCCCCGCAGAAGAAGCACCTTGCCCCAAAAGCCACACCACCTCCCTCCCCGCTGCTGTCTGAACTGCTGAAGAAGGGCAGTCTCATCGCTGCTAGCTCTAGACTG GTGGTTGAAGGTGACGTGGCCACAGGTTTGAGTAATGGGTCTCATGGACTTGAGCTTCACACTGCTGCAACCGCTCTTCCTGCTAATCAAGACATTACAGCTG ATGCTCCTACGTTATCTCGTCTGTTGGAGAGCGCCACCCCAACGCAGCAACCTGTCAGTGCTGATCCCCCTAAGCCCCCCACAGTGGTCCCCCCAGCCCCGGACCTCCTCTCTGTGCTCAAAACAG GAGCTGCAGCCATTGCTGAAGGTTCTGGAGTAGAAGCGGTAATGGCAGGGTCGTCCACACCAGCGGAGGTGGAGGGGAAGGAGGCAGAGCTGGTGGAGGACACAGTGGTGTCAGTGTCATACATGGCTCATGAACTGGACCTAGAGACAGTGGGAGATATCATTGCAATCATAGAAGAGAAG GTGGACGATCCTGTGGAGGCTTTGGATGCAGCCGCAGTGGAAgcggctctctctctctgcgagGACCCAGCAGTTGGTGGCCACCCCCTCACCAGCCCTTGGGAGTCACAGACCTTTAAGGCAGCCGAACCAGAGCCCATCGTCCAGCAGAGTCCTGCCCCAGCGGTCACACAGAGCTGCCCTGACCCTGCGGGTGTGCAGGGAGAAATGGAGGTTCTGGTAGAGGAGGCTACAGAAACCGAAGCAGTTGACGAAGTGACAGGGGACATTGTGGCGCCTGCTGCCCCTGACACTGAGCAGAGCCAGGACTCTGAGGTTAAGACTGAGGGTGAGAGGgaaggagagggagagggagaagGTGGGATGGAGGAAACGCAGCAGGAGAACAGAATCCCAAGTCCAACTGTGAAGTGTGAGGGGGAAGACTGGGTTCAACCAGAGACTGTGACGCCCTGTCTGGACTCAGAAGACAGCTCAGCCTCGGCAAAAGACACAAAG GAGGTGAAGGAAGAGGATGGAGGCAGTGAGGTGGATGTGGATGAAGGGATGGAGATGAAAGAGTGTGGCGATGGGGATGGAGAGGGGCcatatctctcagaggttgatCCTCCTGCCAGTGAGAGTGAGGATGGATACGGCAGTCACTCTCAGCGCTACACCACAGCGGACTCCACCGCCAGCAGCCCTGCCTCATCACAGtt ctccATGTGCAGTGAAGATCAAGAGGCCTTGCAGGCTCAGAAGATCTGGAAGAAAGCCATCATGCTGGTGTGGCGGGCCGCAGCCAATCACAG GTATGCAAGTGTGTTTCTGCAGCCTGTGTCTGATGATATCGCCCCTGGTTATCACAGCATTGTACACAG ACCGATGGACCTATCAGCCATCAAGAAGAACATTGAGTCTGGGCAGATCCGCACGACGGCGGAGTTCCAGCGAGACATCATGCTGATGTTCCAGAACGCGGTGATGTACAACAGCTCGGATCATGACGTCTACCACATGGCCCTAGAGATGCAGAGAGATGTTCTGGAACAGATCCAGCAGTTCTTGGCCACTCAGCTGATCATGCAGACATCAGAATCAGGCATCAGCACCAAGAGCCTGCGCGGAAGGGAGGCCAACCGCAAACAAGACCCCAATGAGAAG GATATAGGCTGA
- the brd8b gene encoding bromodomain-containing protein 8 isoform X3: MSTGVGKHKMLSLGPTEPWSIREKLCLASSVMRSGDQNWVSVSRAIKPFSEPGRPPDWFSQKHCASQYSELLETTEAPKRKRGEKGEVVETIEDVIVRRLTTERIEELKRLIKDTQEKYRKLKKEVDLIQVGHLDPKLEELWADIELKRKQEEEEAEQKKRATEAAYQVRQAAKNTPKRVPSVTVRSPPSASSPSMEVSQPDTLQPMTDESCGSSMAQGLTVFMPMSEVTGPGPKESGLAPMVDDSPQKKHLAPKATPPPSPLLSELLKKGSLIAASSRLVVEGDVATGLSNGSHGLELHTAATALPANQDITADAPTLSRLLESATPTQQPVSADPPKPPTVVPPAPDLLSVLKTGAAAIAEGSGVEAVMAGSSTPAEVEGKEAELVEDTVVSVSYMAHELDLETVGDIIAIIEEKVDDPVEALDAAAVEAALSLCEDPAVGGHPLTSPWESQTFKAAEPEPIVQQSPAPAVTQSCPDPAGVQGEMEVLVEEATETEAVDEVTGDIVAPAAPDTEQSQDSEVKTEGEREGEGEGEGGMEETQQENRIPSPTVKCEGEDWVQPETVTPCLDSEDSSASAKDTKEVKEEDGGSEVDVDEGMEMKECGDGDGEGPYLSEVDPPASESEDGYGSHSQRYTTADSTASSPASSQFSMCSEDQEALQAQKIWKKAIMLVWRAAANHRYASVFLQPVSDDIAPGYHSIVHRPMDLSAIKKNIESGQIRTTAEFQRDIMLMFQNAVMYNSSDHDVYHMALEMQRDVLEQIQQFLATQLIMQTSESGISTKSLRGREANRKQDPNEKTLSPAHKDPHLEPEPPARRKRNNSKQDTNEKDGGTRGRRSAIEADMKMKK, from the exons ATGTCGACCGGGGTGGGAa AACACAAGATGCTGTCTCTGGGTCCGACTGAACCCTGGTCAATTCGGGAGAAACTCTGTCTCGCCTCCTCAGTGATGAGAAGCGGAGATCAGAACTG gGTGTCTGTAAGCAGAGCCATCAAGCCCTTCTCAGAGCCTGGACGACCCCCAGACTGGTTCTCACAGAAG CATTGTGCCTCCCAATATTCTGAGCTGCTGGAAACCACAGAGGCCCCAAA ACGTAAACGGGGTGAGAAAGGGGAGGTGGTCGAGACCATTGAGGATGTGATCGTGCGTAGATTGACAACAGAGAGGATCGAGGAGCTCAAGAGGCTGATCAAAGACACACAGGAAAAATACAG GAAACTGAAGAAAGAAGTGGATTTGATCCAAGTGGGTCATCTGGACCCTAAACTGGAGGAGCTGTGGGCAGATATAGAGCT AAAGAGGAAGCAGGAAGAAGAGGAGGCAGAGCAGAAGAAGAGGGCGACTGAGGCAGCATATCAGG TTCGTCAGGCAGCTAAAAACACACCAAAGAGAGTTCCCAGCGTGACAGTACGTTCTCCACCCAGTGCTAGTTCTCCCAGCATGGAGGTCTCGCAACCAGACACACTGCAGCCAATGACGGATGAATCCTGTGGCAGTTCCATG GCTCAAGGACTGACCGTCTTCATGCCTATGTCAGAGGTCACGGGTCCAGGGCCCAAAGAGTCAGGTCTGGCCCCTATGGTAGATGACTCCCCGCAGAAGAAGCACCTTGCCCCAAAAGCCACACCACCTCCCTCCCCGCTGCTGTCTGAACTGCTGAAGAAGGGCAGTCTCATCGCTGCTAGCTCTAGACTG GTGGTTGAAGGTGACGTGGCCACAGGTTTGAGTAATGGGTCTCATGGACTTGAGCTTCACACTGCTGCAACCGCTCTTCCTGCTAATCAAGACATTACAGCTG ATGCTCCTACGTTATCTCGTCTGTTGGAGAGCGCCACCCCAACGCAGCAACCTGTCAGTGCTGATCCCCCTAAGCCCCCCACAGTGGTCCCCCCAGCCCCGGACCTCCTCTCTGTGCTCAAAACAG GAGCTGCAGCCATTGCTGAAGGTTCTGGAGTAGAAGCGGTAATGGCAGGGTCGTCCACACCAGCGGAGGTGGAGGGGAAGGAGGCAGAGCTGGTGGAGGACACAGTGGTGTCAGTGTCATACATGGCTCATGAACTGGACCTAGAGACAGTGGGAGATATCATTGCAATCATAGAAGAGAAG GTGGACGATCCTGTGGAGGCTTTGGATGCAGCCGCAGTGGAAgcggctctctctctctgcgagGACCCAGCAGTTGGTGGCCACCCCCTCACCAGCCCTTGGGAGTCACAGACCTTTAAGGCAGCCGAACCAGAGCCCATCGTCCAGCAGAGTCCTGCCCCAGCGGTCACACAGAGCTGCCCTGACCCTGCGGGTGTGCAGGGAGAAATGGAGGTTCTGGTAGAGGAGGCTACAGAAACCGAAGCAGTTGACGAAGTGACAGGGGACATTGTGGCGCCTGCTGCCCCTGACACTGAGCAGAGCCAGGACTCTGAGGTTAAGACTGAGGGTGAGAGGgaaggagagggagagggagaagGTGGGATGGAGGAAACGCAGCAGGAGAACAGAATCCCAAGTCCAACTGTGAAGTGTGAGGGGGAAGACTGGGTTCAACCAGAGACTGTGACGCCCTGTCTGGACTCAGAAGACAGCTCAGCCTCGGCAAAAGACACAAAG GAGGTGAAGGAAGAGGATGGAGGCAGTGAGGTGGATGTGGATGAAGGGATGGAGATGAAAGAGTGTGGCGATGGGGATGGAGAGGGGCcatatctctcagaggttgatCCTCCTGCCAGTGAGAGTGAGGATGGATACGGCAGTCACTCTCAGCGCTACACCACAGCGGACTCCACCGCCAGCAGCCCTGCCTCATCACAGtt ctccATGTGCAGTGAAGATCAAGAGGCCTTGCAGGCTCAGAAGATCTGGAAGAAAGCCATCATGCTGGTGTGGCGGGCCGCAGCCAATCACAG GTATGCAAGTGTGTTTCTGCAGCCTGTGTCTGATGATATCGCCCCTGGTTATCACAGCATTGTACACAG ACCGATGGACCTATCAGCCATCAAGAAGAACATTGAGTCTGGGCAGATCCGCACGACGGCGGAGTTCCAGCGAGACATCATGCTGATGTTCCAGAACGCGGTGATGTACAACAGCTCGGATCATGACGTCTACCACATGGCCCTAGAGATGCAGAGAGATGTTCTGGAACAGATCCAGCAGTTCTTGGCCACTCAGCTGATCATGCAGACATCAGAATCAGGCATCAGCACCAAGAGCCTGCGCGGAAGGGAGGCCAACCGCAAACAAGACCCCAATGAGAAG
- the brd8b gene encoding bromodomain-containing protein 8 isoform X6, with translation MSTGVGKHKMLSLGPTEPWSIREKLCLASSVMRSGDQNWVSVSRAIKPFSEPGRPPDWFSQKHCASQYSELLETTEAPKRKRGEKGEVVETIEDVIVRRLTTERIEELKRLIKDTQEKYRKLKKEVDLIQVGHLDPKLEELWADIELKRKQEEEEAEQKKRATEAAYQVRQAAKNTPKRVPSVTVRSPPSASSPSMEVSQPDTLQPMTDESCGSSMAQGLTVFMPMSEVTGPGPKESGLAPMVDDSPQKKHLAPKATPPPSPLLSELLKKGSLIAASSRLVVEGDVATGLSNGSHGLELHTAATALPANQDITADAPTLSRLLESATPTQQPVSADPPKPPTVVPPAPDLLSVLKTGAAAIAEGSGVEAVMAGSSTPAEVEGKEAELVEDTVVSVSYMAHELDLETVGDIIAIIEEKVDDPVEALDAAAVEAALSLCEDPAVGGHPLTSPWESQTFKAAEPEPIVQQSPAPAVTQSCPDPAGVQGEMEVLVEEATETEAVDEVTGDIVAPAAPDTEQSQDSEVKTEGEREGEGEGEGGMEETQQENRIPSPTVKCEGEDWVQPETVTPCLDSEDSSASAKDTKEVKEEDGGSEVDVDEGMEMKECGDGDGEGPYLSEVDPPASESEDGYGSHSQRYTTADSTASSPASSQFSMCSEDQEALQAQKIWKKAIMLVWRAAANHRYASVFLQPVSDDIAPGYHSIVHRPMDLSAIKKNIESGQIRTTAEFQRDIMLMFQNAVMYNSSDHDVYHMALEMQRDVLEQIQQFLATQLIMQTSESGISTKSLRGREANRKQDPNEKDSLSMASPAFLLSLFDGGTRGRRSAIEADMKMKK, from the exons ATGTCGACCGGGGTGGGAa AACACAAGATGCTGTCTCTGGGTCCGACTGAACCCTGGTCAATTCGGGAGAAACTCTGTCTCGCCTCCTCAGTGATGAGAAGCGGAGATCAGAACTG gGTGTCTGTAAGCAGAGCCATCAAGCCCTTCTCAGAGCCTGGACGACCCCCAGACTGGTTCTCACAGAAG CATTGTGCCTCCCAATATTCTGAGCTGCTGGAAACCACAGAGGCCCCAAA ACGTAAACGGGGTGAGAAAGGGGAGGTGGTCGAGACCATTGAGGATGTGATCGTGCGTAGATTGACAACAGAGAGGATCGAGGAGCTCAAGAGGCTGATCAAAGACACACAGGAAAAATACAG GAAACTGAAGAAAGAAGTGGATTTGATCCAAGTGGGTCATCTGGACCCTAAACTGGAGGAGCTGTGGGCAGATATAGAGCT AAAGAGGAAGCAGGAAGAAGAGGAGGCAGAGCAGAAGAAGAGGGCGACTGAGGCAGCATATCAGG TTCGTCAGGCAGCTAAAAACACACCAAAGAGAGTTCCCAGCGTGACAGTACGTTCTCCACCCAGTGCTAGTTCTCCCAGCATGGAGGTCTCGCAACCAGACACACTGCAGCCAATGACGGATGAATCCTGTGGCAGTTCCATG GCTCAAGGACTGACCGTCTTCATGCCTATGTCAGAGGTCACGGGTCCAGGGCCCAAAGAGTCAGGTCTGGCCCCTATGGTAGATGACTCCCCGCAGAAGAAGCACCTTGCCCCAAAAGCCACACCACCTCCCTCCCCGCTGCTGTCTGAACTGCTGAAGAAGGGCAGTCTCATCGCTGCTAGCTCTAGACTG GTGGTTGAAGGTGACGTGGCCACAGGTTTGAGTAATGGGTCTCATGGACTTGAGCTTCACACTGCTGCAACCGCTCTTCCTGCTAATCAAGACATTACAGCTG ATGCTCCTACGTTATCTCGTCTGTTGGAGAGCGCCACCCCAACGCAGCAACCTGTCAGTGCTGATCCCCCTAAGCCCCCCACAGTGGTCCCCCCAGCCCCGGACCTCCTCTCTGTGCTCAAAACAG GAGCTGCAGCCATTGCTGAAGGTTCTGGAGTAGAAGCGGTAATGGCAGGGTCGTCCACACCAGCGGAGGTGGAGGGGAAGGAGGCAGAGCTGGTGGAGGACACAGTGGTGTCAGTGTCATACATGGCTCATGAACTGGACCTAGAGACAGTGGGAGATATCATTGCAATCATAGAAGAGAAG GTGGACGATCCTGTGGAGGCTTTGGATGCAGCCGCAGTGGAAgcggctctctctctctgcgagGACCCAGCAGTTGGTGGCCACCCCCTCACCAGCCCTTGGGAGTCACAGACCTTTAAGGCAGCCGAACCAGAGCCCATCGTCCAGCAGAGTCCTGCCCCAGCGGTCACACAGAGCTGCCCTGACCCTGCGGGTGTGCAGGGAGAAATGGAGGTTCTGGTAGAGGAGGCTACAGAAACCGAAGCAGTTGACGAAGTGACAGGGGACATTGTGGCGCCTGCTGCCCCTGACACTGAGCAGAGCCAGGACTCTGAGGTTAAGACTGAGGGTGAGAGGgaaggagagggagagggagaagGTGGGATGGAGGAAACGCAGCAGGAGAACAGAATCCCAAGTCCAACTGTGAAGTGTGAGGGGGAAGACTGGGTTCAACCAGAGACTGTGACGCCCTGTCTGGACTCAGAAGACAGCTCAGCCTCGGCAAAAGACACAAAG GAGGTGAAGGAAGAGGATGGAGGCAGTGAGGTGGATGTGGATGAAGGGATGGAGATGAAAGAGTGTGGCGATGGGGATGGAGAGGGGCcatatctctcagaggttgatCCTCCTGCCAGTGAGAGTGAGGATGGATACGGCAGTCACTCTCAGCGCTACACCACAGCGGACTCCACCGCCAGCAGCCCTGCCTCATCACAGtt ctccATGTGCAGTGAAGATCAAGAGGCCTTGCAGGCTCAGAAGATCTGGAAGAAAGCCATCATGCTGGTGTGGCGGGCCGCAGCCAATCACAG GTATGCAAGTGTGTTTCTGCAGCCTGTGTCTGATGATATCGCCCCTGGTTATCACAGCATTGTACACAG ACCGATGGACCTATCAGCCATCAAGAAGAACATTGAGTCTGGGCAGATCCGCACGACGGCGGAGTTCCAGCGAGACATCATGCTGATGTTCCAGAACGCGGTGATGTACAACAGCTCGGATCATGACGTCTACCACATGGCCCTAGAGATGCAGAGAGATGTTCTGGAACAGATCCAGCAGTTCTTGGCCACTCAGCTGATCATGCAGACATCAGAATCAGGCATCAGCACCAAGAGCCTGCGCGGAAGGGAGGCCAACCGCAAACAAGACCCCAATGAGAAG